The DNA region AGCAGTCCTGATGATTGAAATTTATAATCTAAGTTTTGTAATTCATTTCTGTAAATATTATCAGCACCTAATGTGGTCGTAAAGTTTCCACTGTTTTTAAGTGATTGTGCATTGAAAATACCTGAATACAACTTTGCCCTAACACCAATATTTAATTGATTGCTTATTTTTCTTGAAATACCCGCGTGAAAAACACCAAAAGCTTGTCCCTTATAATTGAGTTGACTAATATCCGTATTAGTATTTAATAAAATGTTACCATTTACGTCAGTGTTACCTTGATAAAACAAAACAGCCAAATCTTTAGGGTAATAGCCTATAAAGTCTAATTCTTGATAAAACCCGAAACTTAAATAATCTATTCCATTTTGTAATTTATAACCAATATTAATAACGTCAATCTGCTCGTTAATGGTTATAAAATCGGTTGATTTCATTCTAAAAAGTTGATTCCGTAATTTATCATTAATATCAATGCCGTCATTTGCAAATAAGTCAGTTATCGTTAAATTAGTTGACCCTACATTAAAGTACAAACCTGATAACAACGGAATGCCAATATGTTTTTTATAATTTACCTCTGTGCCAGGGTTTAACAATAAAGATTGTGGAATATCACTATTTCCGTAAAGGAATTTTTTGTTTTGGGCATAACTTTCAGATACAATAAAACACAAAAAACAAACTATATATTTTTGAAACCGAATCAATTTATCTTAAATATAAAGTTGGCGAATGACTTTATTGCGAGTTTCATTTCAGTATTTTGCATTAACATACTTGAATCTGAACTGGGTTGTAAATTAATAGTTATTCTTAGTTTTTCGGAAAATTTCAATGACAATAGATCCAAGTCTTCAAAACTTTGAAGATGTATTTGGTTACTATTATTTGGAACGCTTACGATAAAGCTGTTCATTTCGACATCATCTGTATTTAAAAAAGAAAATTCAATATCAAAACCTCTATCAAACGAATTCTCAATTTGAAAGTTGATAGTTGTCTTTACCAAATTATCTTCAAAATATTTAGAATCAAAAATATCTATGGTACTTATGTCTGTTAATATCGGAATCTCAGCACTAGCGTCTGAATTCAAAAACTTGTTTTGGTCTACATTCAGATAAATAAAAGAAGTAGTAAAATTTTGATTGAGTTCAATATTTTTCGCCTGATCAAAATCAACATCACTGGCACATGACATTAAGCCAACAAAAACAAAAATATTTAATAAATAGGTTATATACCTTTTCACATTATCAGTATTATAAGATAAAGATAGTAGTTTTAGAGATACTTCTTAATTTCTAAAAGGTTGGTAATGTTTATAATACCCTTATTATTAGTATTATGATGCTCTTTAAAATGAATAGTTTTCATACCAACCTGTTGAGCACCTAAAATATCAGCTTCATAATTATCGCCAATCATTATACTATTTTTGGCTTCGGTTTCAGCTACTTCTAAAGCATGGTAAAATATTTTTGGATTTGGTTTTTTAACGCCAACACTTTCCGAAGTAATAACTTTGTCGAAAAAATGTAAAATTCCTGACGTACTCATTTTTTTAGTTTGTACTTCTTCAAAACCATTTGTAATAATATGCAACTTATATTTTGGTAGTAAGTAATTTAAAATTTCGGGTGTCCCATCAAAGAGGGAATTGTAGTTTGGTAAATTATCGATATATATCTTACTTAAATAATCTATATCGCTATCAGAAATTTTATATGATAACAAATCGAAAGTATCTTTTAAACGCTTATATCTTAGTATTTTTTTACTTACACGCTCTTCTCTATACAATTTCCAATACCTTAAATTAATGGGTTTGTAATGCATTAAAAACTCATTAATATTTACATTTACATTACGCTCTTCAAAAATAAATTCAAATGCTTTGGCTGAATTGGTTTCGAAATCCCAAAGGGTATGATCCAAATCGAAAAAAATATGTTTTATATGAGAATTCATATCTGGTTTTAAAAATCAAAGATAAAAATTTATACCATGGGCAAATCGACTGACAGTAATTGCTTCTTAAAAAGAAGATAATATGACAAAATGAATAAAAAGCCCATTGCCAACTTTGTAAAAAATTGTAATTGGAATAAATTATCTGTCAAAAAATAAATTAACAGCTGTAAAGTGAGCACGATAACTATTTTGTAATAAAGGTTTTTCTTTGTTTTAAAAGTAGATAAAATTTCCCTATCGTAATAGTGCAACATTGCAATCAGTAAAATATAGGAAAATAAAGTTGCAATGGCAGCCCATTTGTAACCGTATAATCCAACAAAAATAGTTGTTGTAATTATATTTATAACAGCTGCTGCAATAGCAATAAAACTTAATTTTTTATACTTACTTGAAAATTTTAAGCGTAATTCATAAAAATTTGAAAGCCCCTGAAAATAGGCAGCAAAGAAAATAAAAGGCAATATGGTATAACCTACCCTAAACTCCTTACCTAAAAAAAGTGTCGCTATATCTTTAGAAAAAATGCTCAGATAAATAATTACGGGCAATCCGTATATGATAAAGAATTTAATATATTTTCTGATTAATTGTACCGAACTATCAAAGTTTGTTTCTAATTGTTTTAACAGCAATGGGTTAATTGTATTAAAAAAAACCGTTACCAAAGCTACCACAGAAATTTGACCTAATTTATAAATCTGATCATAAATACCAACATCTCCTAAATTACCAAACCAAGCAATGATGTATCTATCACTTGTGGTTATGACCAGTAAACAGATATTTAAAATTAACCCCACAGCACCATAGCTTATCAATTCTTTTAATTTTCCTTTAGATATAAGCTGGTAATTTACGGCGACTTTTGCAGGGTTATAGGCAAATAAGAACAGTAAGACCAAAACATCAAGAACCACTAAACTAGATACCAATGCACTAATGTTATAATTTAGCCAAAAAACCATGATTAGTGCTATTGAAATACTCAAAAAAGCTCTTACCGTTTGAAAAATAGTATAAAATTTTGCCTTACCCTTTAACCTTATCAAAACCATGTAAAACAGAAATAATTGGTTTAAAAGTATTTGAAAAAACGAATAAAAAATTAGTTGTTTAACCAAGTAATTATTTGAAAATCCATACCATATCAATGCTATGAAAACCAAAACCAACATTGAAACGAAATACAACAACCCTAAATTAGAATATAAGTGTTTGAGCTTATTTTCCGATTCATATCTGGAATAGAACCTCCAAATGCATGAACCTATCCAGGAAAACAAAACCATGCCCAAATAGGTAAACGTTATGCTAATAATACCTAAAAAACCATAATCTTCTTTACCAAAATGACGCGTAAATATTGGTGTTTTTGCAAAACCAATTAACAAAGGCACAAATGAGCCTAAAAAATACCAGCTAAAATCTTTAAAAAAAGCCCTGTTATTTGTTTTTCTCCCTGTCATCTAAAGCTTTATTATAAAAACCAATTAAACGGTTTAACTCTAACTCCCATTTATATTTTTGTAAAGTAACTTTCCTTCCATTTTCGCTAAACTCATTATATTTTTGCTTGTTTGTTAGCAGATTTACCATTGCTTCGGCAATTTCATTTGGATTATCAGGGTTAACCGTTACACCGCAATTATCACCTTCAATGTAATTATTTATATGTCCAAAATTACTTCCAATGATGGGCAGTCCAAAGGCCATATATTCAAAAATTTTTATTGGCATTTTAATAGTTAATGCTTTTTTAGGCAACCAAGCTATCAATCCCACTTTACTTGAATTGTAAAAATTGCTAACCGCTTTGTAGTTTACAAAAGGAAACAATTGTACATTGTTTTTCAAATTATTGCTATCGATAAAATTTTGAAGTTTTTGCTTTAAATTTTCAGGAGAATATCTGCCGACAAAGACCAAGGTTATATTGGGAATGGTTTTTTTTGCAATTTTAATAGCTTCAATTATTTTCATAGCACCTCTAGATTCTGTTATACCACCGCAATAAATAAAATCGTATTTCCTTTCAGATAAATCAGTTTGATTGTAGTTTTTGTAAATATCCGTAAAATTATAAATTACCTCAGCCTTATGATTTCCTAATTTTTTTCTAAAATTATCTCTGACAATTTCTTCGTTCGAAATAACCAAATCATAGTTTTTGGCTTTTCTTTTTTCCCAATGATCAATATAACTGGCAAACAGACCTACTAGTTTTTTTATAATTCCTTTTGCTTCGGTAAATGAAACGAAATCTTGGGCGTAAGGTTCCCGTGCGTCGTAAAAAACAACCGGTTTTTGTGGCAGGTTTTTTAATTTTTTGCCAATTCTGTTTATCCAAAGATCGTGAAAATGGTAAACGTCGGCATTTAGTTTACCCGCTAATGTCAATAGTTTCTTATAATTGTTAAACGGGTTTACCCTTTTTATTAAAAAATTAAGGTATCGGTTTTTTGAGAAGGTCTTTACTTTTAGCATTTCATAATTGATGCCTTGTTTGGTAATACCCTTTTCGTTCCTGTCTCTGATTAATAAATAATGTACATCGTATCCTTTCTTTTTGAGTGGAACGGCCATTTTCCAATAGATCCTGTCATCGTATAAATCGTGCTTGTCCGCAAGAAAACAAATTTTAATAGCTGTTTTACCGATCATAAACGATACTTTTTATAATGGTAATACATTTCTTTTTTTGCTCCAAAACTTTTATAAAAAGAGACAATTTCAGGTATCATTGAACCTTCAAAGTCTAATATTATAGGTTGGTTTACATATTTTTCTATAACAAAATCCATCAAAAAAGACATTGCTTGTTTTTTTCTCCCTTCATCATTAAGTGCCGAAAATAAGTAGGTAATTCTGGAGTTGTCTTTTAAAAAAATAGCTCCACCAATTAATTTACCGCTTTTGTTTAAAACTTCATAAACAACTGTTTTGTCCAGTTCACGTGCCTTTGCCACCAACTTTTGCAGGGTTGCGTATTCATGTTCCGTTTTTTTTAAATCCGCTCCTTTGTTGTTTTTAAATAGCTCGATTAGTGCATTTACCGTAGCAGTGGTCTGTATAACCAATTCAAACTTTTGAGCTTGTTTTATACTGCTTTTCCTACCTTTGGAATACTCTTTTTGTAATGATCGATGATTTTCGGTATTTAGCGG from Aureibaculum sp. 2308TA14-22 includes:
- a CDS encoding YjjG family noncanonical pyrimidine nucleotidase, with product MNSHIKHIFFDLDHTLWDFETNSAKAFEFIFEERNVNVNINEFLMHYKPINLRYWKLYREERVSKKILRYKRLKDTFDLLSYKISDSDIDYLSKIYIDNLPNYNSLFDGTPEILNYLLPKYKLHIITNGFEEVQTKKMSTSGILHFFDKVITSESVGVKKPNPKIFYHALEVAETEAKNSIMIGDNYEADILGAQQVGMKTIHFKEHHNTNNKGIINITNLLEIKKYL
- a CDS encoding lipopolysaccharide biosynthesis protein, with translation MTGRKTNNRAFFKDFSWYFLGSFVPLLIGFAKTPIFTRHFGKEDYGFLGIISITFTYLGMVLFSWIGSCIWRFYSRYESENKLKHLYSNLGLLYFVSMLVLVFIALIWYGFSNNYLVKQLIFYSFFQILLNQLFLFYMVLIRLKGKAKFYTIFQTVRAFLSISIALIMVFWLNYNISALVSSLVVLDVLVLLFLFAYNPAKVAVNYQLISKGKLKELISYGAVGLILNICLLVITTSDRYIIAWFGNLGDVGIYDQIYKLGQISVVALVTVFFNTINPLLLKQLETNFDSSVQLIRKYIKFFIIYGLPVIIYLSIFSKDIATLFLGKEFRVGYTILPFIFFAAYFQGLSNFYELRLKFSSKYKKLSFIAIAAAVINIITTTIFVGLYGYKWAAIATLFSYILLIAMLHYYDREILSTFKTKKNLYYKIVIVLTLQLLIYFLTDNLFQLQFFTKLAMGFLFILSYYLLFKKQLLSVDLPMV
- a CDS encoding glycosyltransferase family 4 protein; the encoded protein is MIGKTAIKICFLADKHDLYDDRIYWKMAVPLKKKGYDVHYLLIRDRNEKGITKQGINYEMLKVKTFSKNRYLNFLIKRVNPFNNYKKLLTLAGKLNADVYHFHDLWINRIGKKLKNLPQKPVVFYDAREPYAQDFVSFTEAKGIIKKLVGLFASYIDHWEKRKAKNYDLVISNEEIVRDNFRKKLGNHKAEVIYNFTDIYKNYNQTDLSERKYDFIYCGGITESRGAMKIIEAIKIAKKTIPNITLVFVGRYSPENLKQKLQNFIDSNNLKNNVQLFPFVNYKAVSNFYNSSKVGLIAWLPKKALTIKMPIKIFEYMAFGLPIIGSNFGHINNYIEGDNCGVTVNPDNPNEIAEAMVNLLTNKQKYNEFSENGRKVTLQKYKWELELNRLIGFYNKALDDREKNK
- a CDS encoding GNAT family N-acetyltransferase, with the protein product MIRYLTKNRIDISKYDNCVSNSINSRIYGYSWFLNAVCDDWGVLALDDYTAVMPLPRRRKLGVDYIYLTPWVQQLGVFSTEKIKPDLIESFIQKIPRKFKLIDIMLNSGNNFSSKHVNLRENFILPLNTENHRSLQKEYSKGRKSSIKQAQKFELVIQTTATVNALIELFKNNKGADLKKTEHEYATLQKLVAKARELDKTVVYEVLNKSGKLIGGAIFLKDNSRITYLFSALNDEGRKKQAMSFLMDFVIEKYVNQPIILDFEGSMIPEIVSFYKSFGAKKEMYYHYKKYRL